In Nymphaea colorata isolate Beijing-Zhang1983 chromosome 5, ASM883128v2, whole genome shotgun sequence, one genomic interval encodes:
- the LOC116254344 gene encoding plant-specific TFIIB-related protein PTF2 isoform X2 codes for MEDHRRCNKCGARSVIFDSPNWVCCQCGTVQDSDHFVSHLDVYTENLGRSVAIGQSNPTVSTNFGGRRIFIRGDYNYKERKEFEARRTIDDIMSSLEFSPSRADDVKYMVEKITEGEWGGGNWFPVLVGACAYVVARQNHLPLTITQVAAVITCDVHELGRMYTRVREFLKLDLPETNIFMILERAIRNSPSFLDIPKEKISVMIMQGRFLLQCSIKWFLTTGRHPLPMITAIVAFVAEINGVKVGVDEISKELSACKSTSRQRLKELQGSLVKVAKKLPWGGDVTSKSLVHHAPFIIQFMQVKSKIKATAMPNVSLPEAQCQKVGTFSIGSRSSHSAKAALDELLDLPSGSSIHRCTKASNTESESDDIGIQEMSLAHATHLNSEKLKLSVECLKNAYARFQERDVSRTLLGDAEGVCGAKRRKKDTVPAPPEKIHAGILNCHLNKRVSSHELLERDVGLDSFPPSFLTSMDVYMRRRRKIEAAKLRINKIMDSKISSQRRSLTEQDNVSDDEEYTDVASCSTSKLYQQAGEKDIDWEDCIIELLLLHLVSEEEIEKGYYRSLLGLYVFSSGHNISNEELGSYLRPKEEVALLSMLKDWE; via the exons ATGGAGGACCATCGGCGATGCAACAAGTGTGGGGCCCGGTCGGTGATATTCGACTCGCCCAATTGGGTCTGCTGCCAATGCGGCACTGTCCAGGATTCTGATCACTTCGTTTCTCATCTTGACGTCTACACGGAGAATCTTGGGCGTTCGGTGGCGATTGGACAATCCAATCCCACTGTTAGCACTAATTTTGGGGGCCGCCGGATCTTTATCCGGGGAGATTATAACTACAAGGAGCGTAAGGAG TTTGAGGCTAGAAGGACAATTGACGATATCATGTCAAGCTTAGAATTTTCTCCTTCAAGAGCTGATGATGTGAAATATATGGTTGAAAAGATAACTGAAGGTGAATGGGGTGGAGGAAACTGGTTCCCTGTCCTTGTTGGTGCCTGTGCTTATGTGGTAGCTCGACAGAATCATCTACCTCTTACAATTACACAAGTTGCT GCTGTTATTACTTGTGATGTTCACGAACTTGGGCGGATGTACACTCGGGTTAGGGAGTTTCTCAAGCTGGATTTG CCAGAGACaaatattttcatgattttggaGCGGGCAATTCGAAACTCTCCAAGCTTCCTG gacattccaaaagagaaaataagtGTGATGATTATGCAAGGGAGGTTTCTGTTGCAATGCTCCATCAAGTGGTTTCTAACTACAGGGCGACATCCTCTTCCG ATGATTACTGCTATAGTCGCTTTTGTTGCAGAGATCAACGGA GTGAAAGTTGGAGTAGATGAGATTTCAAAGGAGCTTTCTGCATGTAAGAGTACCAGCAGGCAAAGACTTAAAGAGCTCCAG GGGTCTTTAGTTAAGGTTGCAAAAAAATTGCCCTGGGGAGGAGATGTGACAAGCAAAAGTTTAGTGCATCATGCACCATTCATTATTCAG tttatgcAGGTGAAATCAAAGATAAAGGCAACAGCTATGCCAAATGTGTCACTTCCAGAGGCCCAATGCCAGAAGGTAGGGACTTTTTCAATCGGCTCCAGGTCCAGTCACTCTGCAAAAGCTGCTCTGGATGAGCTCTTGGACTTGCCTTCTGGATCTTCCATCCATAGATGTACTAAAGCAAGCAACACCGAGTCCGAATCCGATGACATAGGTATTCAGGAAATGTCATTAGCACATGCAACACATTTGAATTCTGAAAAGCTCAAGCTTTCAGTAGAGTGTTTGAAGAATGCATATGCAAGGTTCCAAGAGAGGGATGTTTCTAGAACTTTGTTGGGAGATGCAGAAGGAGTATGTGGTGCAAAAAGGCGAAAGAAGGATACTGTGCCAGCACCTCCTGAAAAGATACATGCTGGCATCTTGAATTGTCATTTAAATAAAAGAGTTTCATCCCATGAACTTCTTGAAAGAGATGTTGGACTGGATTCCTTTCCTCCATCCTTTCTGACAAGCATGGATGTTTATATGAG gaggagaagaaagataGAAGCTGCCAAGCTGCGAATCAACAAAATTATGGATTCTAAGATATCATCGCAAAGGAGGAGCTTGACTGAGCAGGATAATGTTTCAGACGATGAAGAGTATACGGATGTGGCAAGCTGCAGTACAAGCAAACTTTATCAGCAGGCTGGAGAAAAAGATATTGATTGGGAAGATTGTATTATTGAACTCCTTCTCTTGCATCTG GTAAGCGAGGAAGAAATAGAGAAGGGATACTATCGATCTCTACTTGGTTTGTACGTCTTTAGTTCTGGTCATAACATTTCAAATGAAGAACTTGGGAGTTACCTACGCCCCAAAGAAGAA GTTGCTTTATTATCGATGCTAAAGGACTGGGAGTGA
- the LOC116254344 gene encoding plant-specific TFIIB-related protein PTF2 isoform X3, with amino-acid sequence MEDHRRCNKCGARSVIFDSPNWVCCQCGTVQDSDHFVSHLDVYTENLGRSVAIGQSNPTVSTNFGGRRIFIRGDYNYKERKEFEARRTIDDIMSSLEFSPSRADDVKYMVEKITEGEWGGGNWFPVLVGACAYVVARQNHLPLTITQVAAVITCDVHELGRMYTRVREFLKLDLPETNIFMILERAIRNSPSFLDIPKEKISVMIMQGRFLLQCSIKWFLTTGRHPLPVKVGVDEISKELSACKSTSRQRLKELQGSLVKVAKKLPWGGDVTSKSLVHHAPFIIQFMQVKSKIKATAMPNVSLPEAQCQKVGTFSIGSRSSHSAKAALDELLDLPSGSSIHRCTKASNTESESDDIGIQEMSLAHATHLNSEKLKLSVECLKNAYARFQERDVSRTLLGDAEGVCGAKRRKKDTVPAPPEKIHAGILNCHLNKRVSSHELLERDVGLDSFPPSFLTSMDVYMRRRRKIEAAKLRINKIMDSKISSQRRSLTEQDNVSDDEEYTDVASCSTSKLYQQAGEKDIDWEDCIIELLLLHLVSEEEIEKGYYRSLLGLYVFSSGHNISNEELGSYLRPKEEVALLSMLKDWE; translated from the exons ATGGAGGACCATCGGCGATGCAACAAGTGTGGGGCCCGGTCGGTGATATTCGACTCGCCCAATTGGGTCTGCTGCCAATGCGGCACTGTCCAGGATTCTGATCACTTCGTTTCTCATCTTGACGTCTACACGGAGAATCTTGGGCGTTCGGTGGCGATTGGACAATCCAATCCCACTGTTAGCACTAATTTTGGGGGCCGCCGGATCTTTATCCGGGGAGATTATAACTACAAGGAGCGTAAGGAG TTTGAGGCTAGAAGGACAATTGACGATATCATGTCAAGCTTAGAATTTTCTCCTTCAAGAGCTGATGATGTGAAATATATGGTTGAAAAGATAACTGAAGGTGAATGGGGTGGAGGAAACTGGTTCCCTGTCCTTGTTGGTGCCTGTGCTTATGTGGTAGCTCGACAGAATCATCTACCTCTTACAATTACACAAGTTGCT GCTGTTATTACTTGTGATGTTCACGAACTTGGGCGGATGTACACTCGGGTTAGGGAGTTTCTCAAGCTGGATTTG CCAGAGACaaatattttcatgattttggaGCGGGCAATTCGAAACTCTCCAAGCTTCCTG gacattccaaaagagaaaataagtGTGATGATTATGCAAGGGAGGTTTCTGTTGCAATGCTCCATCAAGTGGTTTCTAACTACAGGGCGACATCCTCTTCCG GTGAAAGTTGGAGTAGATGAGATTTCAAAGGAGCTTTCTGCATGTAAGAGTACCAGCAGGCAAAGACTTAAAGAGCTCCAG GGGTCTTTAGTTAAGGTTGCAAAAAAATTGCCCTGGGGAGGAGATGTGACAAGCAAAAGTTTAGTGCATCATGCACCATTCATTATTCAG tttatgcAGGTGAAATCAAAGATAAAGGCAACAGCTATGCCAAATGTGTCACTTCCAGAGGCCCAATGCCAGAAGGTAGGGACTTTTTCAATCGGCTCCAGGTCCAGTCACTCTGCAAAAGCTGCTCTGGATGAGCTCTTGGACTTGCCTTCTGGATCTTCCATCCATAGATGTACTAAAGCAAGCAACACCGAGTCCGAATCCGATGACATAGGTATTCAGGAAATGTCATTAGCACATGCAACACATTTGAATTCTGAAAAGCTCAAGCTTTCAGTAGAGTGTTTGAAGAATGCATATGCAAGGTTCCAAGAGAGGGATGTTTCTAGAACTTTGTTGGGAGATGCAGAAGGAGTATGTGGTGCAAAAAGGCGAAAGAAGGATACTGTGCCAGCACCTCCTGAAAAGATACATGCTGGCATCTTGAATTGTCATTTAAATAAAAGAGTTTCATCCCATGAACTTCTTGAAAGAGATGTTGGACTGGATTCCTTTCCTCCATCCTTTCTGACAAGCATGGATGTTTATATGAG gaggagaagaaagataGAAGCTGCCAAGCTGCGAATCAACAAAATTATGGATTCTAAGATATCATCGCAAAGGAGGAGCTTGACTGAGCAGGATAATGTTTCAGACGATGAAGAGTATACGGATGTGGCAAGCTGCAGTACAAGCAAACTTTATCAGCAGGCTGGAGAAAAAGATATTGATTGGGAAGATTGTATTATTGAACTCCTTCTCTTGCATCTG GTAAGCGAGGAAGAAATAGAGAAGGGATACTATCGATCTCTACTTGGTTTGTACGTCTTTAGTTCTGGTCATAACATTTCAAATGAAGAACTTGGGAGTTACCTACGCCCCAAAGAAGAA GTTGCTTTATTATCGATGCTAAAGGACTGGGAGTGA
- the LOC116254144 gene encoding uncharacterized protein LOC116254144 isoform X1 yields the protein MAEEIELSQTSKSSRKRKLHQKTKQRHNKSRDEKEKPPKVKVNKKLRKLYKKRAAQYNSDDDDADDNVPVQPERNEMDRMSLSEQKVQSIEHSDDDDDDGDDSNHSERDDNSDCQDENDASSEDDRHDSRSVLKFSEGSHAFQRAFLKIMQKNQSSDLLGPVLSGLKNLIAKKLSEEEEEQKVKVVAKKERQLIAEKGHVKPEKFLDSREKFLVSVATKGVVKLFNAVNKAQVAHKSMNNSKSKDAREASKRSKETFLTELRNASMPTTYNPSAVDTVTGGKNLPKENASEPGWAILRDSYMLTNPKLKDWDKMQDTEAVNEPDKVPLASSSDEE from the exons ATGGCTGAAGAGATTGAGCTGAGCCAAACGTCTAAGTCCTCCAGGAAGCGAAAGTTGCACCAGAAGACAAAACAGAGGCATAACAAGTCTAGGgatgagaaagaaaaaccaCCAAAAGTTAAAGTTAATAAAAAACTAAGAAAGCTTTACAAGAAACGTGCAGCTCAGTATAActctgatgatgatgatgctgatGATAACGTACCGGTACAGCCAGAAAGGAATGAAATGGATAGGATGTCTCTTTCTGAGCAGAAAGTTCAATCAATTGAGCAttctgatgatgatgatgatgatggtgatgatagcaACCATAGTGAAAGGGATGACAACTCTGATTGCCAAGATGAGAATGATGCATCTTCTGAAGATGATAGGCATGATTCTCGCTCTGTTCTGAAATTTTCTGAAGGTTCACATGCATTTCAGCGAGCTTTCTTGAAAATCATGCAGAAGAATCAGTCATCTGACTTACTG GGACCTGTCTTATCAGGGCTTAAGAACTTGATTGCGAAGAAGCtttctgaagaagaagaagaacaaaaggttaAGGTGGtagcaaagaaagaaagacaattg ATAGCTGAAAAAGGCCATGTGAAGCCTGAGAAGTTCTTGGACTCAAGAGAAAAGTTTCTGGTCAGTGTTGCCACAAAAGGAG TTGTCAAGTTGTTCAATGCT GTAAACAAGGCTCAGGTTGCTCACAAAAGCATGAATAACTCCAAATCAAAAGATGCAAGAG AAGCAAGCAAGCGAAGCAAAGAGACCTTCCTGACAGAGCTACGAAATGCTTCCATGCCGACCACGTACAATCCGTCTGCAGTCGATACTGTTACG GGAGGCAAAAATCTACCTAAAGAAAATGCCAGTGAGCCAGGATGGGCCATCCTTCGTGACAGTTATATGCTTACTAATCCTAAGTTGAAAGAttgggacaaaatgcaa GACACTGAAGCTGTGAATGAACCTGATAAAGTTCCACTTGCTAGCTCTTCTGATGAGGAATGA
- the LOC116254344 gene encoding plant-specific TFIIB-related protein PTF2 isoform X1, whose translation MEDHRRCNKCGARSVIFDSPNWVCCQCGTVQDSDHFVSHLDVYTENLGRSVAIGQSNPTVSTNFGGRRIFIRGDYNYKERKEFEARRTIDDIMSSLEFSPSRADDVKYMVEKITEGEWGGGNWFPVLVGACAYVVARQNHLPLTITQVAAVITCDVHELGRMYTRVREFLKLDLPETNIFMILERAIRNSPSFLDIPKEKISVMIMQGRFLLQCSIKWFLTTGRHPLPMITAIVAFVAEINGQVKVGVDEISKELSACKSTSRQRLKELQGSLVKVAKKLPWGGDVTSKSLVHHAPFIIQFMQVKSKIKATAMPNVSLPEAQCQKVGTFSIGSRSSHSAKAALDELLDLPSGSSIHRCTKASNTESESDDIGIQEMSLAHATHLNSEKLKLSVECLKNAYARFQERDVSRTLLGDAEGVCGAKRRKKDTVPAPPEKIHAGILNCHLNKRVSSHELLERDVGLDSFPPSFLTSMDVYMRRRRKIEAAKLRINKIMDSKISSQRRSLTEQDNVSDDEEYTDVASCSTSKLYQQAGEKDIDWEDCIIELLLLHLVSEEEIEKGYYRSLLGLYVFSSGHNISNEELGSYLRPKEEVALLSMLKDWE comes from the exons ATGGAGGACCATCGGCGATGCAACAAGTGTGGGGCCCGGTCGGTGATATTCGACTCGCCCAATTGGGTCTGCTGCCAATGCGGCACTGTCCAGGATTCTGATCACTTCGTTTCTCATCTTGACGTCTACACGGAGAATCTTGGGCGTTCGGTGGCGATTGGACAATCCAATCCCACTGTTAGCACTAATTTTGGGGGCCGCCGGATCTTTATCCGGGGAGATTATAACTACAAGGAGCGTAAGGAG TTTGAGGCTAGAAGGACAATTGACGATATCATGTCAAGCTTAGAATTTTCTCCTTCAAGAGCTGATGATGTGAAATATATGGTTGAAAAGATAACTGAAGGTGAATGGGGTGGAGGAAACTGGTTCCCTGTCCTTGTTGGTGCCTGTGCTTATGTGGTAGCTCGACAGAATCATCTACCTCTTACAATTACACAAGTTGCT GCTGTTATTACTTGTGATGTTCACGAACTTGGGCGGATGTACACTCGGGTTAGGGAGTTTCTCAAGCTGGATTTG CCAGAGACaaatattttcatgattttggaGCGGGCAATTCGAAACTCTCCAAGCTTCCTG gacattccaaaagagaaaataagtGTGATGATTATGCAAGGGAGGTTTCTGTTGCAATGCTCCATCAAGTGGTTTCTAACTACAGGGCGACATCCTCTTCCG ATGATTACTGCTATAGTCGCTTTTGTTGCAGAGATCAACGGA CAGGTGAAAGTTGGAGTAGATGAGATTTCAAAGGAGCTTTCTGCATGTAAGAGTACCAGCAGGCAAAGACTTAAAGAGCTCCAG GGGTCTTTAGTTAAGGTTGCAAAAAAATTGCCCTGGGGAGGAGATGTGACAAGCAAAAGTTTAGTGCATCATGCACCATTCATTATTCAG tttatgcAGGTGAAATCAAAGATAAAGGCAACAGCTATGCCAAATGTGTCACTTCCAGAGGCCCAATGCCAGAAGGTAGGGACTTTTTCAATCGGCTCCAGGTCCAGTCACTCTGCAAAAGCTGCTCTGGATGAGCTCTTGGACTTGCCTTCTGGATCTTCCATCCATAGATGTACTAAAGCAAGCAACACCGAGTCCGAATCCGATGACATAGGTATTCAGGAAATGTCATTAGCACATGCAACACATTTGAATTCTGAAAAGCTCAAGCTTTCAGTAGAGTGTTTGAAGAATGCATATGCAAGGTTCCAAGAGAGGGATGTTTCTAGAACTTTGTTGGGAGATGCAGAAGGAGTATGTGGTGCAAAAAGGCGAAAGAAGGATACTGTGCCAGCACCTCCTGAAAAGATACATGCTGGCATCTTGAATTGTCATTTAAATAAAAGAGTTTCATCCCATGAACTTCTTGAAAGAGATGTTGGACTGGATTCCTTTCCTCCATCCTTTCTGACAAGCATGGATGTTTATATGAG gaggagaagaaagataGAAGCTGCCAAGCTGCGAATCAACAAAATTATGGATTCTAAGATATCATCGCAAAGGAGGAGCTTGACTGAGCAGGATAATGTTTCAGACGATGAAGAGTATACGGATGTGGCAAGCTGCAGTACAAGCAAACTTTATCAGCAGGCTGGAGAAAAAGATATTGATTGGGAAGATTGTATTATTGAACTCCTTCTCTTGCATCTG GTAAGCGAGGAAGAAATAGAGAAGGGATACTATCGATCTCTACTTGGTTTGTACGTCTTTAGTTCTGGTCATAACATTTCAAATGAAGAACTTGGGAGTTACCTACGCCCCAAAGAAGAA GTTGCTTTATTATCGATGCTAAAGGACTGGGAGTGA
- the LOC116254881 gene encoding zinc finger protein VAR3, chloroplastic-like, whose amino-acid sequence MPIPRYVNVVAGKNDLWSSFFRSIAFRRLFSTNAISFSLEGLGPRLRAVFEELGGDQHPEKEKTMTHGGDLPEVEAGHKGPGSSKNGSLELEIAHSMPEWIAFLDVLIEGDYLSGRRGSGTLLFEGMPASKERKKEKDEETILSRGFASFASHRMDLMRHLSRRDIQLLVATGCPRPNPKMITSSKRLRAYVHIDEGQVCSACHLRGSCTMAYVTPCKKETARMIDVLRLLYVFGYASQTHPSDGHSQRGSTKGPVRRLLKQLVELSKLPFDQDYKNSRAMAENFGWGDLEMKKGDWMCPKCEFMNFAKNKRCLRCGVPPPRKQLKPGEWECPGCGYINYRRNQFCYKCECNRPGNSNGLRNFDSFNDNDDASFKAYKEWKWKKPNGNGNDPEMSLEHYEV is encoded by the exons ATGCCGATTCCTCGCTATGTGAACGTCGTAGCCGGGAAGAACGATCTGTGGTCTTCCTTTTTCCGCTCCATAGCCTTCCGGCGGCTCTTCTCCACCAACGCCATCTCTTTTAGTCTCGAGGGTCTGGGCCCTAGGCTCCGCGCTGTCTTCGAAGAGCTTGGTGGTGATCAGCACCCCGAGAAGGAGAAAACCATGACGCATGGCGGAGACCTGCCCGAGGTGGAGGCCGGACACAAAGGCCCAGGTTCATCGAAGAACGGCAGCTTGGAGCTCGAAATAGCTCATTCCATGCCCGAATGGATTGCCTTCCTCGACGTCTTGATCGAAGGAGATTACCTGTCGGGGAGACGAGGCAGCGGAACTCTGCTCTTCGAAGGCATGCCTGCTTCCAAGGAACGTAAGAAAGAGAAGGATGAGGAGACCATTCTCTCTCGTGGCTTCGCAAGTTTCGCGTCTCACAGGATGGATTTGATGAG GCATCTCTCTAGAAGAGATATCCAGTTGCTGGTGGCTACTGGCTGTCCAAGACCAAATCCCAAAATGATCACATCAAGCAAGCGTTTGAGAGCGTATGTTCACATTGATGAAGGACAA GTATGTAGTGCATGTCATCTAAGAGGCTCTTGTACTATGGCATATGTTACCCcttgcaaaaaagaaacagcTCGAATGATTGATGTTCTAAGGTTGCTATACGTATTTGGCTATGCATCACAGACTCATCCATCTGATGGTCATTCACAGAGGGGGAGCACCAAAGGGCCAGTGCGTAGATTATTGAAACAACTAGTTGAGTTAAGCAAACTTCCGTTCGATCAGGACTACAAGAACTCCAGAGCTATGGCTGAGAATTTTGGTTGGGGTGATCTAGAGATGAAGAAGGGTGACTGGATGTGTCCCAA ATGTGAGTTTATGAACTTCGCGAAGAACAAAAGATGCCTGCGATGTGGTGTACCACCTCCAAGGAAACAGCTGAAGCCTGGAGAATGGGAATGCCCAGG ATGTGGCTACATAAACTACAGAAGAAACCAATTCTGTTACAAGTGCGAATGTAACCGACCTGGCAATTCAAATGGTTTGCGCAATTTTGATTCGTTCAATGATAATGATGATGCAAGTTTCAAGGCATACAAGGAATGGAAGTGGAAGAAGCCGAATGGGAATGGCAATGACCCTGAGATGTCATTGGAgcactatgaagtatga
- the LOC116254146 gene encoding 60S ribosomal protein L35-like, translating to MARIKVHELRTKSKTELLNQLKDLKAELALLRVAKVTGGAPNKLSKIKVVRLSIAQVLTVVSQKQKAALREAYKKKKYLPLDLRPKKTRAIRRRLTKHQESLKTERQKKKEKYFPLRKYAIKV from the exons ATGG CGAGGATCAAGGTTCACGAGCTCAGGACTAAGTCGAAGACGGAGCTTCTGAACCAACTGAAGGATCTGAAGGCCGAGCTCGCGCTGCTCCGCGTCGCGAAGGTCACCGGCGGTGCACCGAACAAGCTCTCCAAGAT AAAGGTTGTGAGGCTATCGATCGCACAGGTGCTGACGGTCGTCTCGCAGAAGCAGAAGGCAGCGCTTAGGGAGGcatacaagaagaagaagtacCTGCCCCTCGACCTCAGGCCTAAGAAGACCCGAGCCATCCGACGACGCCTCACCAAGCATCAG GAATCTTTGAAGACGGAGCgccagaagaaaaaggagaagtaCTTTCCTTTGAGGAAGTATGCCATCAAGGTGTAG
- the LOC116254144 gene encoding uncharacterized protein LOC116254144 isoform X2: MAEEIELSQTSKSSRKRKLHQKTKQRHNKSRDEKEKPPKVKVNKKLRKLYKKRAAQYNSDDDDADDNVPVQPERNEMDRMSLSEQKVQSIEHSDDDDDDGDDSNHSERDDNSDCQDENDASSEDDRHDSRSVLKFSEGSHAFQRAFLKIMQKNQSSDLLGPVLSGLKNLIAKKLSEEEEEQKVKVVAKKERQLIAEKGHVKPEKFLDSREKFLVSVATKGVVKLFNAVNKAQVAHKSMNNSKSKDAREASKRSKETFLTELRNASMPTTYNPSAVDTVTDTEAVNEPDKVPLASSSDEE, from the exons ATGGCTGAAGAGATTGAGCTGAGCCAAACGTCTAAGTCCTCCAGGAAGCGAAAGTTGCACCAGAAGACAAAACAGAGGCATAACAAGTCTAGGgatgagaaagaaaaaccaCCAAAAGTTAAAGTTAATAAAAAACTAAGAAAGCTTTACAAGAAACGTGCAGCTCAGTATAActctgatgatgatgatgctgatGATAACGTACCGGTACAGCCAGAAAGGAATGAAATGGATAGGATGTCTCTTTCTGAGCAGAAAGTTCAATCAATTGAGCAttctgatgatgatgatgatgatggtgatgatagcaACCATAGTGAAAGGGATGACAACTCTGATTGCCAAGATGAGAATGATGCATCTTCTGAAGATGATAGGCATGATTCTCGCTCTGTTCTGAAATTTTCTGAAGGTTCACATGCATTTCAGCGAGCTTTCTTGAAAATCATGCAGAAGAATCAGTCATCTGACTTACTG GGACCTGTCTTATCAGGGCTTAAGAACTTGATTGCGAAGAAGCtttctgaagaagaagaagaacaaaaggttaAGGTGGtagcaaagaaagaaagacaattg ATAGCTGAAAAAGGCCATGTGAAGCCTGAGAAGTTCTTGGACTCAAGAGAAAAGTTTCTGGTCAGTGTTGCCACAAAAGGAG TTGTCAAGTTGTTCAATGCT GTAAACAAGGCTCAGGTTGCTCACAAAAGCATGAATAACTCCAAATCAAAAGATGCAAGAG AAGCAAGCAAGCGAAGCAAAGAGACCTTCCTGACAGAGCTACGAAATGCTTCCATGCCGACCACGTACAATCCGTCTGCAGTCGATACTGTTACG GACACTGAAGCTGTGAATGAACCTGATAAAGTTCCACTTGCTAGCTCTTCTGATGAGGAATGA